A stretch of DNA from Lotus japonicus ecotype B-129 chromosome 4, LjGifu_v1.2:
ttatcgaGCGAAGCAGGGTTTTGGTGTAGCCCCTATCCGTTGGAGTTCCCACCCACCCCGACGAAAGGAACCCCCACCGTCTGAACACTCCTCCCTCCTCTTCTTCACGCTAAGGTACACTTTTCACTTTTAATTATACCATAATTATACCATTCAGCGTCTCGATTCAGTTGCACACATTCAATTGCATATGCAATTGCTCCATATTTTCATATTTCAGATGCTTTTTTTGTGTAATTAATCTGCTCATgaatgttttgttttttttttcccttttatttTACGATTGTTACAAAGTTCTAATTTATGCCCAATTGCTTCGGAACTATCATTTTCTAATCAAACTTCAAATGGGTACCCACACCTACTTCAAAGTTGTTGACTTGGGTTATACTAGCACTTTTATCACTATTCTTAGTTAGAATCAACTTGGGGATATTGTACTTGCATCTATGGTGGTAATAAGGTGTCTATAATCTTATCTTTTCGTTGTTCACTGCTGGATCTGTTGTTTACCTTGCTAGTACTGAAATTGCATTGTGAGGAATGAGCTGATAGAATGAGTTTATTCTGAACAACTCGAGGGCATGACGATTAAGCTGGATGGGGTGCGTTTggataaacaacttaattaagcactcATGACAATAGATGCTTATCGCATAACTGTTTATTCATAAACTAATTTgagaaaattattgaaataagctgaaTTAGGTTATAGGtaagcataaactcttattcATAAGTTGATATGAACAAGTTATGAAAgtaagctcaaaacaacttatagttAGGCCCTAAACTATTTACGTAAACTTTGCCAAATACTTGCATAAGCGGTTTTGATATAAGATATGGTCAAATAACCTCTTCCTTACAACACACTAGTTCCTCAAGATAAAGTTATGGAATTGGAAAGTTAAGTGACCGACTTTTGGGTTCTAAGAATTAGTAGATTAATTATACTATTGAAGCAATAGGCTTGTATAACTCTATGGCATAATTATTGTATTATTATATCCGATGTTAGTCTCTTTGTGGGGAGTTGTTGATTAGTCCTCTTTCTGTTTGAATTGTGAAGCATCAAGCTGTGATCTCAATTCTTCTTATAAGGCGTTAGCAGGCTGAGTCAAATTGCCAGAAGATTTTAGTAACAATGACTGTATCTGGGTTGAGTGGTTGTCTTTCAAGATGTCCCCATTTACCTCCTGGTTGCTTGGCATCACCCCATGTCCGGGTTATGGCCTTATCTGTGGCTGGGAAACGTAAACAAGGGACAATGTGTCTCCGAGTGGAAAGGTATGCCCTAATACCCTCCTGAACTTGGGATTATGATGTAAGGCTTATCCTATTTAGAATGGTGGATAATTCATTATTTTCCTCACTTTGTCACTTCACAGAACAAGTTTTTCATCTCCTGTATTAAAAGGAAATAGACGACAAATCCAATTGGTCAGAAGTGCCATGGATGCTTCATTTGGTGATATGGCAAATGATTCTACTGGTGACTTTTCTCTCTTAATGAAGCTAATTTCTTATGTTTCATGAATCACGATACTGAAATTTTCATTGCTACGGCATGATCTTGTGATACTAGAATGTAACTTGGATAGTACATTTTCTAAAACAATAGGtttcttaaaaataaaactaaacttGAAAATAATCCTGTGATCATCACAGATGTTTGGTTCTCTCATGGATGCTAGACTATTAATTCATTGTGTTCTTGTTCATTGGTTTGTATTGTTGAAGTCATCTCTTCCTTTTCATACACCATTCTGATAGGTAACCACCCCTTAGCTACTTTAGTTAGTCAATCAGTTAGAAAAATCATATGGTTAGTTAGTGAGTTGGTTAGAGATTAGAGAGAGTGAAGAGATATTATAAATAGGAGGGTGTTGAGAAGGATTAGCTCTAATACCAATTGATAGAATCAGccaagaaaaagaagggaaacTGTTATTATCGAGtaagaaccctaattcccaattagGGAATCAGAGAACGATACATGAAACAGATGAGTATTCAGTCTCCTAAGTCCCAATTACACAAATGATCCGAAGGATCCCTAACACTCCCTAAGCCAcactcttatttataggcagaGACCTCACTAACCTCCAAACTAACTATCTGTATGTACCTATCACATTCATTATTTTAGATAATCAGTCACACCtctcattatttttctttttctaaaagATACATTTCTAACAAGCTTAAAACTAAGTTTGTTTCAACTTGAGAGGAAGTGTTAGAATATTAAAGACATCTTATAATATATCTTGATCATGTCTTAGAGTTTAGGGTAATTTAGATTATTCTTTAGGATTGGTTTCTTTATTTCCTTAagtatattaatttatttccttatttaaataGGAACAAAGTCTTAATTCGTTACCTTATTTAATAAGGATAGGAGTCTAATATTAATATAAACAAGGGTTTGCCTTTTACAAGATCAAGCCCAAAGTCCAATATACTAACATGaatacaattttattttatactcggttcctttttcctctttctaTACCTGAAAGACTATCCTATATTTTCTTCAAACTATTTCCTATCTTCCCCACTCCTGAAAATGGACCTCACATCACATGTTAAATTTTCACATATGACATTGTcatgttttttttatcagcaTGATATTGTCATGTGAAAATTTCATGTCTCTCTCTCGATAGTTATTCATCGATTTTGATAGAAACCTACTTGCTATGACGAGAGAGATAGACACAATTCCCACATCACCTTATCTTGTGAAAGTCTAACATAAAATGATCCATTAAACCTTTTTTGATGAAATCTGGAAACGCGTATACTTGCATGTCTCAGTAGGATCCTCTCTCAGTTATCCATTTCACAGTAATTAATAACTTTTAATTGTTTTCACCTCATGCTTACTTGAACCCCTTATATTAAACCAATAATATCTAATGCTTAGCTTATCATTTTGCTGCTCCTTTGTTACATGCAGCTGTTTTTCCAAGAATTAATGTGAAGGACCCATATAAACGACTTGGAATAAGCAAGGAAGCTTCTGAAGATGAAATTCAAGCAGCAAGGAACTTTTTAATTCAACAATATGCAGGGCACAAGCCAAGTATGGATTCAATTGAGTCAGCGCATGACAAAATAATCATGCAGAAGTTCTATGACCGTAGGAATCCAAAAATTGactttaagaaaaaaatgaggGAAGTCAATCAATCTAAATTTCTTCAGGCTATCAGAGGAAGATTTCAGACTCCATCCACAAAATTCATTATAAAAACTTCACTAGTATTCTTATTACTTGGAGTTCTGACAGTTCTCTTTCCGACTGAAGAAGGGCCAACACTTCAAGTAGCGCTATCTCTGATCGCTACAATATATTTTATACATGATCGTCTGAAGAGCAAGATACGAGCTTTCCTTTATGGGTATGTTAACAGTGATGTGTCTCAttctcttaaatttttttatgcaTTTACTTCACTAGACATAGGGCGAGCTTCGGCGCAACGGTAAGGTTGCTGCCATGTGACTTTGCAATCACAGGTTCGAGCCATGGTTTCAGCCTCTTGCAAAAATGCAAGTAAATGCCGCTCCATAAAATGGGTCCGGCCACTCCCTAGACCTTGGGCATTGCAGGAGCTTTATAGCACTCGGTTTGCTTAAAAAAAGATTGCTAGACAATATTCTTTGTTAGATTAACCATGATTGAGTACTTTTCATATTGAAAGCATTACTTATCACCATTTTACGGCTTTG
This window harbors:
- the LOC130714802 gene encoding protein CHAPERONE-LIKE PROTEIN OF POR1, chloroplastic-like, with product MTVSGLSGCLSRCPHLPPGCLASPHVRVMALSVAGKRKQGTMCLRVERTSFSSPVLKGNRRQIQLVRSAMDASFGDMANDSTAVFPRINVKDPYKRLGISKEASEDEIQAARNFLIQQYAGHKPSMDSIESAHDKIIMQKFYDRRNPKIDFKKKMREVNQSKFLQAIRGRFQTPSTKFIIKTSLVFLLLGVLTVLFPTEEGPTLQVALSLIATIYFIHDRLKSKIRAFLYGVGAFIFSWLLGTFLMVSVIPPIRVLKGPCAFEVISSVLSYVFLWVSSTYLR